The following are encoded in a window of Platichthys flesus chromosome 19, fPlaFle2.1, whole genome shotgun sequence genomic DNA:
- the sec16a gene encoding protein transport protein Sec16A isoform X3 encodes MQPPPRTGPQGATGPPPSGPNMFRRTRPYKHTAAAAATATMPPATQPMTDPFAFVRAPPPMAAGGLPTVQSSNPPPMQAPPNAMYSQAGGGLPPQPQTLEDVPAAPYGPPPSSVPGVTLFNPHSTASPVVFPVPSPAGYASSHTEQSYFNSREQTPSTATEPPPVFSAPAPTQTQFNMDFQGQPTPQPVPFQPVPPTTSSSHWAPDHGSRPPSVQNYFQPTSDPPPLPFNIPPQPQMYPSHAPSPQQSTPTPPPQPFNIPPQPQMFPSQAPSPHQQTPTPPSQSVHPHIQAHLPPQNLVRPPSSQWPDPSAPQQHNSHFQSQSYFSPQDSWFNQPTQDSGYHQMGTGSGHSQPTPDAGGSQHVASFEPGPSSAPPPVPYSQESGSLSMFFKDNDVENEETLAEDRNKAVNGIPASFQYHNSPPTQSGHTDAHMDYQGASLQDHSHVPYMNDSSHASQRPPDSHYNHMENLECVPNQEVLPSETHGSPAAAAVLNVDQFETGPNLETPDSVPRPMRSASVSSNYSNMSHGSGTGTRRHHGVVGTFIQQESPRLTDDGNLTAATGGYFEQIDTSPAVDMGARQSSLEQTWQPTPSPPKPTGIFQASANSSFEPVRSHGVGVRPAEVDMANIVAEGGADSTPGNLEQPPDNMENIYGQGHPLPPGTGVGVPPPTHPVVLSHSRPSSRAYGASQPCESPATTLWAQHDPASLGANILLAPAAPMVLAPLREPSADVIQPPEDGPLDLHRVQPTSQQHSENLENPPKVTKDAQQGVRIEGNAPIQTPASSSTPQVPPAASQAAANTEPPPIEPLRTSDPQPALQGQADASRVPLSGAQPFRGQYPAPAQGPAAGSAPPHAAAYPPGPLGPGHPGASHPASAEPPRPPSAAGSQQGYGPPPPQPGQMYSGYYGYHGEYPDSRAPYPPGQYPPPPGDPRAPPGDPRAPPGDPRAPPGDPRATPGDPRAPLGDPRAQQYYQDGQYRTQADPWYGRYDAQTQAYRDPNQYREPQPERPSSRASQYSDRPSSRQGYPEDYQRANRSAYSEYYAEYPKNYDYRGYNYGQYDPRYRGYYDQAYWANYDENYRARENYYNQQVYPARKEGFENQWQYYPGYDPSFDDDYQRRGEIYGDEFDRRSVHSEQSAHSVHSSQSHHSRRSSFSSRSQQSQVYRSQTDLVSAAYDTTASTLAPDYSYAQYPNQTDATQNYSQYLYPSEYTADSTWISPEQPPLRPATPEKFSIPHRCARFGPGGHLVQVLPNLPSAGQPALVDIHNMETMLQDTPDQAELRAFPGPLVKEETHKVDVIKFSQNKAMECSRDNNLLDRDSACLLWDFIMLLCRQNGTVVGTDIADLLLKEHRSVWLPGKSPNQANLIDFNNEPLARAEEEPGAGPLSLLSDTFMMVPENVGKETERFRELLLFGRKKDALEAAMKGGLWGHALLLASKMDSRTHARVMTRFANSLPINDPLQTVYQLMSGRMPASATCCGEEKWGDWRPHLAMVLSNLTHTMDLDTRTITTMGDTLASKGLIDAAHFCYMMAQVSLGVFTKKSTKMVLIGSNHSFPFFQFATNEAIQRTEAYEYAQSLGSHPSTLPNFQVFKLIYACRLAEAGLSAQAFHYCEVISKTVLMDPPYFSPVFISQIIQMSEKLRFFDPQLKEKPEQELFNEPDWLIKLRQLDGQIRTGLITYSADRTTPPQFDCTSPSDLGQPSPTEPYSMPVEVDGPTPDNPLMSSLLPGPPPQGVQLMPPAPTSILQEGMAPPQHLPPGDVPHFYPVPPSGPPGQMSVPGYPPQDPGFAPPPFQPQTEQTEMYPGSHQQPFHPPPQVGQMSPHMLPQVPHSPVQMNPPLPQMPQHMPPSPGHMPPVEYPYQPQPEMQTAQAIPSSPTRNSFTPRMDFYDHMAHMGPGRSRTTSQSSMHMVSGRRSRTTSESSNHSGGGRERRDSLVRQISLPPPSIPEQPRKEEPKKVKKDPPKQSGGGGVSLLKRWLGMGKNEAHLPDDKNPSIVWDEQKQKWVDLNEPEEERKPPPPPPSGFPKMPTMPGPAGPPSSGGPPVNMFSRKAGPRSRYVDVLNPSRSAKPSGSAPAPADIFAPLAPMAMPANLFVPSSAPDDHQPLEGSEGGYQEQNSPNTSTAPQMFNPTLLPPAPEGAPVPDGSQSGELSRSSSMSSLSREVSQHLNQSHPPQGAAPAGGVTFYNPAQFAQPSAAPGGGVRPGRLAGQRQYPVMK; translated from the exons ATGCAGCCCCCTCCGCGGACTGGACCTCAAGGAGCAACCGGCCCTCCACCGTCTGGGCCCAATATGTTCCGCAGGACCAGGCCTTACAAgcatacagcagcagcagcagctactgCCACAATGCCACCTGCGACCCAACCCATGACAGACCCTTTTGCTTTTGTCAGAGCTCCCCCACCTATGGCTGCAGGTGGTCTCCCAACAGTACAGAGCAGTAACCCTCCACCCATGCAAGCCCCACCTAACGCCATGTACTCTcaagctggtggaggtttgccTCCACAACCACAGACATTGGAGGATGTCCCGGCTGCTCCATATGGTCCCCCACCATCCTCTGTGCCAGGGGTGACGCTGTTCAACCCTCACAGTACAGCATCCcctgttgttttcccagttcCAAGTCCTGCAGGATATGCATCGTCGCATACAGAGCAGAGCTATTTTAATTCAAGAGAACAGACACCATCCACAGCCACAGAGCCGCCGCCTGTCTTCTCAGCCCCAGCTCCTACTCAGACACAATTTAACATGGATTTTCAAGGACAGCCAACTCCACAGCCCGTGCCCTTCCAGCCAGTtcctcccaccacctcctcttcccACTGGGCCCCTGATCATGGAAGTCGCCCTCCATCAGTTCAGAACTACTTCCAGCCTACAAGTGACCCTCCACCACTACCTTTTAATATACCTCCACAGCCCCAGATGTACCCATCCCACGCCCCATCGCCCCAGCAAAGCACCCCAACACCTCCACCACAACCTTTTAATATACCTCCACAGCCCCAGATGTTCCCGTCCCAAGCCCCCTCGCCCCATCAACAAACCCCAACCCCTCCATCACAATCTGTACATCCCCACATCCAggctcatcttcctcctcagaaCCTCGTAAGGCCCCCTAGTTCTCAATGGCCTGACCCAAGCGCACCCCAACAGCATAATTCACACTTCCAATCTCAAAGCTACTTTTCCCCCCAAGACTCTTGGTTCAACCAACCCACACAGGATTCAGGCTACCACCAAATGGGGACTGGCTCTGGCCATTCTCAGCCAACACCTGACGCTGGTGGATCTCAACATGTGGCCAGTTTTGAGCCTGGGCCTAGTTCTGCCCCTCCCCCAGTACCATACTCTCAGGAGTCTGGTTCCCTCTCAATGTTCTTCAAAGACAATGATGTGGAAAATGAAGAAACACTGGCTGAAGACAGAAATAAGGCAGTGAATGGTATTCCTGCTTCCTTTCAGTATCACAACAGCCCACCAACCCAAAGTGGCCACACAGATGCCCATATGGATTATCAAGGAGCTTCTCTTCAGGATCATTCACATGTACCGTACATGAATGATAGCAGTCATGCATCACAGAGGCCCCCGGATTCTCACTACAACCATATGGAGAATTTAGAGTGTGTTCCGAATCAGGAAGTATTACCCAGTGAAACTCATGGtagtcctgctgctgctgcagtgcttAATGTTGACCAGTTCGAAACCGGACCTAACCTGGAGACTCCAGATTCTGTTCCAAGACCAATGAGATCTGCCAGTGTGTCATCCAACTACAGCAATATGAGTCATGGAAGCGGGACTGGCACTCGCCGGCACCATGGAGTAGTAGGTACCTTTATACAGCAAGAAAGCCCTCGTCTCACTGATGATGGTAACCTGACTGCTGCCACTGGAGGTTACTTTGAGCAGATTGACACTTCTCCGGCCGTGGATATGGGTGCGAGACAGAGCTCACTGGAGCAGACGTGGCAACCCACACCAAGTCCTCCCAAACCAACTGGCATCTTTCAGGCAAGTGCTAACAGCTCTTTTGAACCTGTTCGCTCCCATGGTGTTGGGGTGCGTCCTGCTGAAGTTGATATGGCTAATATTGTAGCAGAGGGAGGTGCAGATTCTACACCAGGCAACCTGGAGCAGCCACCAGATAATATGGAAAATATTTATGGCCAAGGACATCCCTTGCCTCCTGGGACTGGAGTTGGTGTACCTCCCCCGACACACCCAGTGGTTCTCTCTCACTCACGACCTTCATCACGTGCTTATGGGGCGAGTCAGCCCTGTGAGAGCCCTGCCACTACTCTGTGGGCACAGCATGATCCTGCTAGCTTGGGCGCTAACATCCTTTTAGCCCCTGCCGCCCCAATGGTTCTTGCTCCTTTACGAGAGCCCAGTGCTGATGTTATCCAACCTCCAGAGGATGGTCCCCTGGACCTCCACCGAGTTCAGCCAACCTCACAGCAGCACTCAGAGAACCTAGAGAACCCTCCAAAG GTAACCAAAGATGCTCAGCAAGGGGTAAGAATAGAAGGGAATGCCCCTATCCAGACCCCAGCCTCTTCATCCACCCCACAGGTACCGCCAGCTGCCTCCCAAGCAGCTGCAAACACAGAGCCACCACCAATAGAACCTCTGAGGACATCAGACCCTCAGCCTGCGTTGCAGGGACAGGCTGATGCTTCTCGTGTTCCACTGAGTGGAGCACAACCTTTCCGTGGTCAGTATCCAGCTCCTGCACAGGGGCCTGCTGCAGGGAGTGCTCCTCCCCATGCTGCTGCATACCCCCCAGGGCCTCTAGGACCAGGACATCCAGGGGCTTCCCATCCAGCTTCTGCAGAGCCACCTCGACCACCTTCAGCTGCAGGCAGCCAGCAGGGCTACGGGCCCCCTCCTCCACAGCCAGGACAGATGTACAGTGGCTACTATGGTTATCATGGGGAATACCCGGATAGCAGAGCACCATATCCTCCTGGCCAGTACCCACCACCTCCTGGGGACCCTAGAGCACCACCTGGGGACCCTAGAGCACCACCTGGGGACCCTAGAGCACCACCTGGGGATCCTAGAGCAACACCTGGGGATCCTAGAGCACCACTTGGGGATCCTAGAGCCCAGCAATATTATCAA gATGGTCAATACAGGACCCAAGCTGATCCTTGGTATGGCAGGTATGATGCTCAGACCCAAGCTTATCGGGATCCAAATCAGTACAGAGAGCCTCAGCCAGAGCGACCCAGCTCCAGGGCTAGTCAGTATTCTGACAGGCCCTCATCCAG ACAAGGCTATCCTGAAGATTACCAGAGAGCTAACCGCAGTGCCTATAGTGAATATTATGCAGAATACCCCAAAAACTACGATTACAGAG GATACAACTATGGACAGTATGACCCTCGATACAGAGGATACTATGATCAGGCCTACTGGGCTAATTACGATGAAAACTACAgagccagagaaaactactatAATCAACAAGTGTATCCTGCCAG GAAAGAAGGCTTTGAAAACCAGTGGCAGTACTATCCTGGCTACGATCCCAGCTTTGATGACGATTACCAACGACGCGGAGAAATTTATGGCGATGAGTTTGATCGACGCAGCGTCCACAGCGAGCAGTCAGCACACAGTGTCCACAGCTCTCAAAGCCACCACAGCAGACGAAGCAGCTTCAGCTCAAGGTCGCAACAG AGCCAGGTATACAGGAGCCAGACTGACTTAGTGTCAGCTGCCTATGACACCACAGCCTCCACTCTGGCTCCGGACTACTCCTATGCACAGTacccaaaccaaactgatgcCACACAGAACTACAGCCAGTACCTCTATCCCTCAGAGTACACTGCAGACAGCACATGGATCAGCCCTGAGCAAC CCCCCCTTCGTCCTGCAACCCCAGAGAAGTTTAGCATACCCCACCGCTGTGCCCGCTTTGGACCTGGTGGTCACCTGGTTCAAGTTCTGCCCAATCTCCCCTCAGCTGGACAGCCCGCTCTTGTTGATATTCACAACATGGAG acCATGCTGCAGGATACCCCGGATCAGGCAGAACTACGAGCCTTCCCTGGACCTCTTGTTAA GGAGGAGACCCATAAGGTGGATGTGATCAAGTTCTCCCAGAACAAAGCCATGGAGTGTTCTCGTGACAACAACCTCTTGGACAGGGACTCTGCCTGTCTGCTCTGGGACTTCATCATGCTGCTCTGTAGACAGAATGGG ACTGTCGTGGGCACAGACATCGCTGACCTCTTGCTGAAAGAGCACCGATCTGTTTGGCTGCCGGGAAAGAGTCCGAATCAAGCCAACCTGATTGATTTTAACAACGAACCACTGGCACGAGCTGAGGAAGAGCCGGGAGCCGGaccactctctctcctttctgacACCTTCATGATGGTCCCAGAGAACGTTGGCAAAGAAACTGAGCGCTTCAGGGAGCTGCTTCTGTTTGGCCGcaagaag GATGCACTAGAGGCAGCCATGAAGGGAGGTCTCTGGGGCCATGCCTTGTTGTTGGCCAGTAAGATGGACAGCAGGACACATGCACGTGTCATGACAAG GTTTGCCAACAGTCTGCCCATCAACGACCCTCTTCAGACAGTGTACCAGCTGATGTCCGGGAGAATGCCGGCCTCAGCCACT TGCTGTGGAGAGGAGAAGTGGGGTGACTGGCGCCCTCACCTGGCCATGGTGCTGTCTAACCTCACACATACCATGGACCTGGATACCCGCACAATCACCACCATGGGAGACACTCTGG CTTCCAAGGGGCTGATCGATGCGGCACACTTCTGCTACATGATGGCACAAGTCAGTTTGGGAGTCTTCACAAAGAAGAGCACCAAGATGGTTCTGATTGGCTCAAATCACAG ttttCCCTTTTTCCAATTTGCAACCAACGAAGCTATTCAGAGGACTGAGGCCTATGAGTATGCTCAATCACTTGGCTCCCACCCCAGCACACTGCCCAATTTCCAG GTGTTCAAGTTGATCTATGCATGTCGTCTGGCTGAAGCAGGCCTGAGTGCTCAGGCCTTCCATTACTGTGAAGTTATCTCCAAGACAGTGCTCATGGACCCTCCCTACTTCTCTCCTGTCTTTATTAGCCAAATCATACAG ATGTCGGAAAAGCTGCGGTTCTTCGATCCACAACTGAAGGAGAAGCCTGAGCAGGAACTGTTCAATGAGCCTGATTGGCTGATTAAACTCAGACAGTTGGATGGACAGATCCGG ACTGGGCTGATTACTTACAGTGCAGACAGAACAACTCCTCCACAGTTCGACTGTACCAGCCCATCTGACTTGGGCCAACCCAGTCCAACTGAACCATACAGCATGCCAGTGGAGGTTGATGGCCCCACTCCTGACAACCCACTAATGAGTTCATTACTACCCGGGCCTCCACCACAGGGAGTACAGCTGATGCCTCCAG CCCCTACCTCCATTCTCCAAGAGGGGATGGCCCCACCTCAGCATTTACCCCCCGGTGATGTGCCCCATTTCTACCCAGTACCTCCCAGTGGACCACCAGGTCAGATGTCTGTCCCAGGCTACCCTCCACAGGATCCCGGCTttgccccccctcccttccaGCCTCAAACTGAGCAGACAGAGATGTATCCAGGATCCCACCAGCAGCCGTTTCACCCACCTCCTCAAGTGGGCCAAATGTCACCACACATGCTCCCTCAAGTGCCACATTCACCTGTGCAGATGAACCCCCCACTGCCCCAGATGCCTCAGCACATGCCCCCTTCCCCTGGGCATATGCCTCCTGTCGAGTACCCATACCAACCCCAACCAGAGATGCAGACTGCTCAGGCAATACCATCATCCCCAACCAGAAACTCCTTCACACCTCGGATGGACTTCTATGACCACATGGCTCACATG GGTCCTGGAAGATCGAGGACTACTTCACAATCATCAATGCACAtg GTTTCAGGGCGACGCTCACGCACCACCTCTGAGTCGTCCAATCACTCTGGTGGTGGACGAGAGCGCAGAGACTCACTTGTCAGGCAGATCTCTCTACCGCCGCCTTCAATTCCTGAACAGCCGCGCAAAGAAGAGCCCAAGAAAGTCAAGAAAGACCCCCCAAAACAG agcggtggtggtggtgttagCTTGCTGAAGAGGTGGTTAGGGATGGGGAAGAATGAGGCTCACTTGCCAGATGACAAAAACCCATCT ATTGTGTGGGATGAACAGAAGCAGAAATGGGTCGACTTGAACGAGCCTGAAGAGGAG CGTAAGCCTCCTCCGCCACCTCCCTCTGGCTTCCCCAAGATGCCCACAATGCCCGGCCCTGCGGGACCTCCAAGCAGTGGCGGTCCGCCTGTCAACATGTTCTCCAGGAAGGCAG GCCCCAGGAGCAGATATGTGGACGTTCTGAACCCCAGTAGATCAGCTAAACCAAGTGGATCAGCCCCTGCTCCAGCGGACATCTTTGCTCCTCTGGCACCGATGGCCATGCCTGCCAACCTATTTGTGCCTAGTTCAG CGCCTGACGATCATCAACCTCTAGAGGGCAGTGAAGGAGGATATCAGGAGCAGAATTCACCGAACACCAGCACTGCTCCTCAG ATGTTCAACCCAACGTTGTTGCCACCTGCCCCAGAGGGAGCTCCTGTGCCTGATGGCTCACAGTCCGGGGAG CTCTCACGTTCTAGCTCAATGAGCTCCTTATCACGCGAAGTGAGTCAGCATTTAAATCAG AGTCATCCTCCTCAGGGAGCTGCACCCGCAGGAGGCGTCACCTTTTATAACCCTGCACAGTTTGCACAG CCAAGTGCAGCACCAGGCGGTGGAGTTCGTCCTGGGCGGTTGGCCGGCCAGCGCCAGTACCCGGTGATGAAGtaa